A genomic stretch from Desulfotignum balticum DSM 7044 includes:
- a CDS encoding SUMF1/EgtB/PvdO family nonheme iron enzyme, with amino-acid sequence MPQHESITSKADHYASSYNQAMQDKEDFRIAASNNDYQRSQDLIRSYNHHMNASKESYTVLHEIAENQGTGDITLFFPTNSSVISENDLQYTRLIRYLDFLERNNRGRKLVFVIMGSASSTGEENHNLVLSKARAEAPIPIIDHYLINVPHSFHKVYGTGEANSPKNVPEEINKRYQFVRIMALYDNIHPQSTGTMDSGTFGMMGQSGQPLGQPGEYINSVGMKFIRVPAGSFMMGSPDTEIRRDRNEILHEVTITQPYYLQSTEVTQQQWFDVMGEYPSHFHNCGMDCPVENVRYSDVMEFLSRLNEMENTIHYRLPTEAEWEYAARAGTTSAFFNGPMVVEGDYSTNPYLDSVGWYFRNSGQAPHPAALKSPNPWGFYDMHGNVWEWCSDWQKPYPFYADIDPQGAKFGKAKIRRGGSWADYPEYCRSAYRSWFDPEDASPHIGFRVAITKLERIVTPLIMPAIAETPPPQPPPPAPAPKPKAKPRPKPDPEPIPMPGPADITQCIVIRDITFDLDSSRIKKEMVHLLERGVEILLQSEGAIELHGHTCSLGSRAYNKGLGLRRAESVRQFLISRGIKESRISVKSFGEESPKYTNMTDAGRSLNRRVEIIVHGFDVCE; translated from the coding sequence ATGCCTCAACATGAGAGCATTACATCCAAGGCTGACCATTATGCATCATCTTACAACCAGGCGATGCAGGACAAGGAGGATTTTCGAATTGCCGCATCCAACAATGATTATCAGCGGTCCCAGGACCTCATCCGGTCATACAACCACCATATGAATGCTTCCAAAGAAAGTTATACTGTTCTGCATGAGATTGCTGAAAATCAGGGGACCGGTGATATCACCCTTTTTTTTCCGACCAATTCTTCTGTGATTTCTGAAAACGATTTGCAGTATACCCGCCTGATTCGGTATCTGGATTTTCTGGAACGAAACAACCGGGGCAGAAAACTGGTGTTTGTGATTATGGGGAGTGCATCATCCACTGGTGAGGAAAATCATAACCTGGTTCTGTCCAAAGCCAGGGCAGAGGCGCCAATCCCGATTATTGATCATTATCTGATCAATGTGCCTCATTCCTTTCATAAAGTCTATGGGACCGGAGAAGCAAACAGCCCCAAAAATGTGCCGGAAGAAATCAATAAACGGTATCAGTTTGTCCGGATCATGGCCCTTTATGACAATATTCACCCCCAAAGCACCGGAACAATGGATTCAGGTACATTCGGAATGATGGGGCAGTCCGGCCAGCCTTTGGGACAGCCCGGAGAATACATCAATTCTGTTGGCATGAAATTTATCCGTGTTCCTGCCGGCTCTTTTATGATGGGAAGCCCGGACACTGAAATTCGGCGGGACAGAAATGAAATTCTGCATGAAGTCACCATAACCCAGCCGTATTATTTGCAATCTACTGAAGTGACTCAGCAGCAGTGGTTCGATGTCATGGGAGAATACCCGTCCCATTTTCACAACTGCGGGATGGACTGCCCGGTGGAAAATGTCCGCTATTCCGATGTCATGGAATTTTTGAGCCGGCTCAATGAAATGGAAAATACCATTCACTACCGGTTGCCAACTGAAGCGGAATGGGAATATGCGGCCCGGGCCGGAACTACCTCTGCATTCTTCAACGGTCCCATGGTTGTGGAAGGAGATTACAGCACCAACCCATACCTGGATTCTGTGGGATGGTATTTTAGAAATTCCGGACAGGCACCACACCCGGCCGCCTTGAAAAGCCCTAACCCATGGGGGTTTTATGATATGCACGGCAATGTTTGGGAATGGTGCAGTGACTGGCAGAAACCGTATCCTTTTTATGCGGATATCGATCCCCAGGGGGCAAAATTCGGGAAAGCTAAGATTCGAAGGGGGGGGAGCTGGGCTGATTATCCAGAATACTGCCGGTCTGCATACAGGTCCTGGTTTGATCCGGAAGATGCTTCCCCGCACATAGGATTCCGGGTTGCCATTACCAAACTGGAACGGATAGTGACACCGTTAATCATGCCGGCTATAGCTGAAACCCCGCCCCCCCAGCCGCCACCACCGGCCCCGGCACCTAAACCCAAAGCAAAGCCCAGGCCGAAACCGGATCCGGAACCTATCCCCATGCCGGGTCCTGCGGATATTACACAATGTATTGTGATCCGGGATATCACCTTTGATCTGGATTCAAGCCGGATCAAAAAAGAGATGGTTCACCTGCTGGAAAGAGGGGTTGAAATTCTGCTACAGTCTGAAGGTGCCATCGAGCTCCACGGCCATACCTGTTCCCTGGGTTCAAGAGCCTATAACAAGGGGCTGGGTTTGAGGCGGGCCGAATCGGTCAGGCAGTTTCTGATATCCCGGGGCATTAAAGAATCCCGGATTTCAGTGAAATCATTTGGTGAGGAATCACCCAAATATACAAATATGACCGATGCCGGCCGATCCCTTAATCGGCGGGTGGAAATCATAGTCCACGGGTTTGACGTATGCGAATGA
- a CDS encoding N-acetylneuraminate synthase family protein produces the protein MIIDKDIKKFLVFSENSIIHALDKISKNKKRVVFITDETGTLEGILTDGDFRRWITSQEKIDLDQPVKLIANTEYTAFSISENPGMIESALCERIQFIPLLDTNQRIVAVAVKETKDIIIDHCIINKDAPCFIIAEIGNNHNGNLDLAKKLVEMAVQAGADCAKFQMRDLTTLYRQPSKSNQEEDLGTEYTVDLLKKNQLADDDLFRIFDYCKSRQIIPLCTPWDEVSLEKLDVYGMPAFKIASADLINHEFLQKAAAKHKPLICSTGMAEEHEIIESISLLNTSGTPHALLHCNSTYPAPFKDINLNYIKRLQKLGNCIIGYSGHERGIAVPIAAVALGAKIVEKHITLDRTMEGNDHKVSLLPEEFSQMVQGIRETELALGTPQTGRFFSQGEMMNRENLAKSLVAACSIKKGETIKSEMIAIKSPGKGLAPYKKKQLAGLTAIRDFKPGDFFFTSDIQKPSSKPRKYHFNRPWGIPLRFHDFHELVGKTNLDLVEFHLSYRDLDVNIENLFNEPHQCGYIVHCPELFRNDHILDLSANDPTYRTHSIKELQKVIDLTVRLNPFFPKTISPYIVTNMGGFSLDCHVAQEDRSPMYERIKDALKKLDLKGTQIIPQSMPPFPWHFGGQRYHNLFVDPNEIQNFCKEMKMKICLDISHSKLACNFYGWSLNNFIEKTADFTAHLHIADAKDHDGEGLQISSGEIDFPDLFKQLNRLPKNISFIPEIWQGHKNGGEGFWYALDQLETFYNKAL, from the coding sequence ATGATTATTGATAAAGACATAAAAAAATTTCTGGTTTTTTCAGAAAACTCCATTATCCATGCTCTGGATAAAATCAGTAAAAACAAAAAACGGGTTGTGTTTATCACTGATGAAACAGGGACGCTGGAAGGCATACTGACTGATGGGGATTTTAGAAGATGGATAACTTCTCAGGAGAAAATCGACCTTGACCAGCCCGTCAAGTTGATTGCCAATACTGAATATACTGCATTCAGTATATCTGAAAATCCCGGGATGATTGAAAGCGCATTATGTGAACGGATACAGTTCATCCCTCTTTTAGACACCAACCAACGCATTGTTGCTGTAGCCGTCAAAGAAACAAAAGATATCATTATTGATCACTGCATCATCAACAAAGACGCTCCTTGCTTTATCATAGCTGAAATCGGAAATAACCATAACGGGAATCTCGATTTGGCAAAAAAGCTTGTAGAGATGGCAGTTCAGGCGGGTGCGGATTGTGCCAAATTCCAAATGAGGGATTTGACGACTCTCTACAGACAACCATCAAAATCAAACCAGGAAGAAGATCTGGGGACCGAATATACTGTAGATCTTTTAAAAAAGAACCAGTTGGCGGATGATGATCTTTTTCGGATATTTGACTATTGCAAAAGCCGGCAGATCATCCCTCTTTGCACCCCCTGGGATGAAGTAAGCCTTGAAAAACTTGACGTATATGGCATGCCTGCCTTTAAAATTGCTTCTGCTGATTTAATCAATCACGAGTTTTTACAAAAAGCCGCCGCCAAACACAAACCATTGATCTGTTCTACTGGTATGGCAGAAGAACATGAAATCATAGAAAGCATTTCTCTTCTGAATACCAGCGGAACCCCCCATGCGCTCCTTCATTGCAACTCTACTTATCCAGCCCCGTTCAAAGATATCAATCTCAATTATATCAAACGGCTTCAGAAGCTGGGAAATTGCATTATAGGATATTCCGGACATGAGCGGGGAATAGCCGTTCCTATTGCAGCAGTTGCCCTGGGCGCAAAAATTGTTGAAAAACATATCACTCTGGACAGAACAATGGAAGGTAATGACCACAAGGTCAGTCTTCTTCCCGAAGAATTCTCTCAAATGGTACAAGGCATACGTGAAACTGAATTGGCTTTGGGTACACCACAGACTGGCCGTTTTTTTTCACAGGGCGAAATGATGAATCGTGAGAATCTCGCCAAAAGTCTTGTGGCTGCCTGCTCAATAAAAAAAGGGGAAACAATAAAATCAGAGATGATAGCGATCAAGAGCCCCGGAAAAGGATTGGCCCCTTACAAGAAAAAACAACTGGCCGGGTTGACTGCTATCCGCGATTTCAAACCAGGGGATTTCTTTTTTACCTCAGATATTCAAAAGCCGTCGTCAAAACCCAGAAAGTATCATTTCAATCGACCCTGGGGCATCCCCTTGAGATTTCATGACTTTCATGAACTGGTCGGAAAAACCAATCTGGATTTGGTTGAATTTCACCTGAGTTACCGGGATCTGGATGTGAATATTGAAAACCTATTTAACGAACCCCACCAGTGCGGTTACATAGTTCACTGTCCGGAACTGTTCAGAAACGATCACATTCTGGATCTCAGCGCCAATGATCCCACATACCGAACACACTCAATCAAAGAACTTCAAAAAGTGATTGATCTGACAGTCAGACTCAACCCGTTTTTCCCAAAAACCATATCCCCTTATATTGTTACCAACATGGGCGGATTCAGCCTTGACTGTCATGTGGCTCAAGAAGACCGGTCACCCATGTATGAGCGAATAAAAGACGCTTTAAAAAAATTGGATCTCAAGGGTACCCAGATCATTCCCCAGTCAATGCCGCCATTCCCCTGGCATTTCGGCGGGCAGCGTTACCACAATCTCTTTGTGGATCCGAATGAAATTCAAAACTTCTGTAAAGAAATGAAAATGAAAATTTGTTTGGACATCTCCCATTCCAAATTGGCATGCAACTTTTATGGATGGTCATTGAACAACTTCATTGAAAAAACAGCTGATTTTACAGCCCATCTTCACATAGCTGACGCAAAAGATCATGATGGTGAAGGACTTCAAATCAGCAGTGGTGAGATCGATTTTCCGGATTTATTTAAACAGCTGAACAGGCTTCCAAAAAACATTTCCTTTATTCCGGAAATCTGGCAAGGCCATAAAAATGGCGGCGAAGGTTTCTGGTATGCCCTGGATCAGCTTGAAACATTTTATAATAAAGCCCTATGA
- a CDS encoding glycosyltransferase family 52 — MTNANLFLCCTHFHFYVALAIAWDKYRKGQKNTIVLSLTKNQIPQGLFEQLHSIYWTKIIDLTDQELYSDIEKKGVLKKLSLNLFLTHQYPSLFPRVMVIENQILTDRIFLFNDFHYLARYIIKKCSQTVILMEDGNNNYAPIKKSLLTYFKILIDIYPRFGRHPKISQIMVQKPDKLPEDIRSKGRLLYLNHFLNQMPTTVNQHIVSLFIDNLETVFEKNVKGSVLLLTQPYYDFGRINLTQHIQLFNTVIKQLKAHHKTIFLKPHPSDRVDYHSLFSDITILPATFPIEILNHTNVFTPDTVLGINTSAVFNLNRSNRNLNLLPYDDRFIQHHFDETIDLIEKKLLKVL; from the coding sequence ATGACAAACGCCAATTTATTTCTCTGCTGTACCCATTTTCACTTTTATGTCGCTCTGGCCATAGCCTGGGACAAATATCGAAAAGGTCAGAAAAATACGATTGTCCTGTCTCTAACCAAAAATCAAATACCGCAAGGATTGTTTGAGCAACTCCATTCTATCTACTGGACAAAAATTATTGATTTGACAGATCAGGAACTTTACAGCGATATTGAAAAAAAAGGCGTTTTAAAAAAACTAAGCCTGAACCTTTTTTTAACTCACCAATACCCTTCCCTCTTTCCAAGAGTAATGGTCATTGAGAATCAAATTTTGACCGATCGAATTTTTTTGTTTAACGATTTCCATTATCTGGCCAGATATATCATCAAAAAATGCTCTCAAACAGTAATACTCATGGAAGACGGAAACAATAACTATGCGCCGATAAAAAAAAGCTTGCTTACTTATTTTAAGATCCTCATTGATATTTATCCCCGATTCGGCCGGCACCCGAAAATATCACAAATCATGGTTCAAAAACCGGACAAACTCCCTGAGGACATTCGATCAAAAGGCAGGTTACTATACCTGAATCATTTTTTAAACCAGATGCCGACAACAGTAAATCAACATATAGTCAGCCTCTTTATTGACAACCTTGAGACAGTTTTTGAAAAAAATGTCAAAGGATCGGTACTTTTACTGACCCAGCCATATTATGACTTTGGACGGATAAATCTTACGCAACATATACAGTTGTTCAATACTGTAATCAAACAATTGAAAGCGCATCATAAGACAATTTTCTTGAAACCTCACCCATCTGACAGGGTTGATTATCATTCCCTGTTTTCAGATATCACAATTCTGCCGGCGACATTTCCCATAGAAATACTGAATCATACAAACGTGTTTACGCCTGATACAGTATTAGGTATAAATACGTCTGCCGTTTTTAATTTAAATCGTTCAAACAGAAACCTGAACCTGCTGCCATATGATGATAGATTTATTCAGCATCATTTTGATGAAACCATAGATTTGATTGAAAAAAAATTGTTGAAAGTTTTATAA
- a CDS encoding cytidylyltransferase domain-containing protein, giving the protein MKNIICLIPARGGSKGIPKKNIKQVAGMPLIAHTLIHAKLSKYITHTAVSTDDSSIKKIAEEYGALVIDRPQSISNDSATSESALKHALEYLTDKLNLSPDLVIFLQCTSPIRESDDIDNAIRQFLNGNADSMLSVTPSHKFLWEKKGETATGINFDHQNRPRRQEAPAQFSENGSIYIFKPWVLNNLNNRLGGIIDLYIMNEDSAWEIDSLFDLYVVEQIILSKQPKQEATI; this is encoded by the coding sequence ATGAAAAACATTATCTGCCTGATACCGGCAAGAGGAGGATCAAAAGGAATCCCAAAGAAAAACATCAAACAAGTAGCTGGGATGCCTTTGATTGCACATACCCTTATACATGCAAAGTTGTCCAAATACATTACACACACGGCTGTATCAACAGATGATTCAAGCATTAAAAAAATTGCTGAAGAATATGGCGCTTTAGTTATTGACAGACCCCAAAGCATCAGCAATGATTCTGCCACTTCAGAATCCGCTTTAAAACATGCTCTTGAATATCTGACCGACAAACTCAATCTATCACCGGATCTGGTGATTTTTTTGCAGTGCACGTCTCCCATAAGGGAATCAGATGATATTGACAATGCTATCCGGCAATTTTTGAACGGCAATGCTGATTCCATGCTGTCCGTTACCCCATCCCACAAATTTCTCTGGGAAAAAAAAGGAGAGACTGCCACAGGCATCAATTTTGATCATCAAAACCGTCCGCGCCGACAGGAAGCACCGGCACAATTTAGTGAAAACGGATCGATTTATATTTTCAAACCATGGGTCTTGAACAATTTAAACAACAGACTCGGCGGCATCATCGACCTGTACATTATGAACGAAGATTCTGCCTGGGAAATCGACTCATTGTTTGATCTTTATGTCGTAGAGCAAATAATTCTTTCCAAACAGCCCAAACAGGAAGCCACCATATGA
- a CDS encoding WD40/YVTN/BNR-like repeat-containing protein, producing MQPPVHKPVVTPQNAGDDTSFHTPFVIPVENGVWRTVDPGGSGGTLSHVMHPVNGTILVFSDMSRSLLRSQDGTRTYEAIAPEGHPTLTPIVPHPAKAGVWYAGYSLDDEQGLAQSVDDGETWSLINPDPGAVGSNAFGLVIDTRPETIVWDFGSKGLMVSRDQGKTFADFNQGLSLENLYGQYQETSGKIPIAAIERNSGVMVYLACKNGIFKRNLAGSQWEAIAPLPAKKAVSLAYDSEKDWIWAGFENGEIYVKDMMAGKWEKAASGPPDATIMRTHPLRPGWVWCFSHGRAGLFVSKDKGKTWENLTRFLLFDSPDYRGNVPASFRDRNKVIRDFFSIDPENPDTLYLGQIYVSYDGGGTWEFGATEYLPEQQAWHGNGLTLLTSYKAWWDQLNPNRVYLGFSDTGLMRSDDRGYSVQALWKEKYPDIYPLAYWKNQMLDTSGSCMAFAVDPQFPQTMYYGMSNKGNSPNTSGMLFRSMHGDSFWKPVIPNKTTLPNGIITDLILQPGNGFTDRKLYALVNYRTTDNSSETGIFLSTDNGESFKRLAGSDDSVLTFPLLDLGYCKDHPDVMYMVSSTRGGKRPAKRIRKTYDHTGGVFKSLDAGRTWIKTGGEDLAGAVEVAVHPNDPDIAYAAVVPGKGDMKLESAAGIHKTMDGGNTWKMVLSAHEWLPEKRKSENAEPVSIAVNPELPDIIYAVIKYAGVLRSTNAGATWERVDWENLKKFQGNYHTLTINPHDPAEFYLSLFGNSFLAYRDPVADAMLTQSSMGKNLIRNGDFERTDKSGKPVHWIWNNLNHPDPEGTPILSIENSPERTGRSLHVRMGEGKYVNKSFTGKNALPITWLENQISPYRVTLARGKQIKLRYEIYAAKAKFRDLPVLSLLEIKKTGSEVKAELPAVMGYSATPYRRFRIDPGQNKAGKWVLVESSAHISEDVNSIKLVLFTSQENEITDFFIDDIVLETR from the coding sequence ATGCAGCCGCCTGTTCACAAGCCAGTCGTGACACCTCAGAATGCCGGTGACGACACGTCTTTTCACACGCCGTTTGTGATACCGGTTGAAAATGGTGTCTGGCGGACAGTCGATCCCGGAGGCTCCGGCGGGACCCTGTCCCATGTCATGCACCCGGTAAATGGGACCATACTGGTTTTCTCAGATATGTCACGAAGTCTGCTGCGAAGTCAGGATGGTACCAGAACCTATGAGGCGATCGCGCCGGAAGGCCATCCGACCCTCACCCCCATCGTGCCTCACCCGGCCAAAGCAGGGGTCTGGTATGCCGGTTATTCCCTGGATGATGAGCAGGGCCTTGCGCAATCTGTTGATGATGGTGAAACCTGGTCATTGATCAACCCTGATCCAGGTGCAGTCGGGTCAAATGCCTTTGGCCTGGTCATCGATACCCGGCCTGAAACCATTGTCTGGGATTTTGGATCAAAAGGTCTGATGGTCAGCCGGGATCAGGGCAAAACATTTGCTGATTTCAATCAAGGTCTTTCTTTGGAAAATCTGTATGGTCAATATCAGGAAACAAGCGGAAAAATCCCAATTGCTGCAATAGAACGCAATAGTGGAGTGATGGTTTACCTGGCCTGTAAAAACGGGATTTTCAAAAGAAATCTGGCCGGCAGTCAATGGGAAGCAATAGCACCCCTTCCAGCAAAAAAAGCTGTTTCTCTGGCTTATGACAGTGAAAAAGACTGGATCTGGGCGGGTTTTGAGAATGGTGAGATCTATGTCAAGGACATGATGGCAGGAAAATGGGAAAAAGCGGCTTCAGGGCCGCCTGATGCAACCATTATGCGGACTCACCCCCTGCGGCCCGGATGGGTCTGGTGTTTTTCTCATGGCAGGGCCGGGTTGTTTGTAAGCAAAGACAAGGGAAAAACCTGGGAAAACCTGACCCGTTTTCTGCTGTTTGACAGCCCTGATTACAGAGGAAATGTTCCGGCTTCTTTCAGAGACCGGAACAAAGTGATCCGGGATTTTTTTTCCATCGATCCCGAAAATCCGGATACGCTTTATTTGGGGCAGATTTATGTGAGTTATGATGGGGGGGGCACCTGGGAATTCGGGGCCACTGAATACCTGCCAGAACAACAGGCATGGCATGGAAACGGTTTGACACTTCTGACCAGTTATAAAGCATGGTGGGACCAGTTGAATCCCAACCGGGTCTATCTGGGGTTTTCAGATACCGGTCTGATGAGAAGTGATGACCGGGGATATTCTGTTCAGGCATTGTGGAAGGAAAAATATCCAGACATCTATCCTCTGGCATACTGGAAAAATCAGATGCTGGATACCAGTGGCAGCTGCATGGCCTTTGCCGTTGATCCCCAATTTCCGCAAACCATGTATTACGGCATGTCAAACAAAGGAAACAGTCCCAACACCTCCGGCATGCTGTTCAGGTCCATGCATGGCGATTCCTTCTGGAAGCCGGTCATACCAAATAAAACCACCCTTCCCAACGGTATTATCACGGATCTGATACTTCAGCCCGGCAATGGATTCACAGATCGGAAACTGTATGCCCTTGTAAATTACAGAACAACAGATAATAGCTCGGAAACCGGGATTTTTCTTTCCACAGATAATGGAGAATCCTTCAAACGGCTGGCCGGATCCGATGATTCTGTCCTGACATTTCCCTTACTGGACCTGGGCTATTGCAAAGACCATCCAGATGTCATGTACATGGTATCTTCCACCCGGGGGGGTAAACGGCCCGCAAAGCGGATACGCAAAACCTATGATCATACCGGCGGGGTGTTCAAATCCCTGGATGCCGGGCGTACCTGGATCAAAACAGGCGGAGAAGACCTGGCAGGTGCTGTGGAGGTGGCCGTTCATCCAAATGATCCGGATATTGCCTATGCAGCGGTGGTTCCCGGAAAGGGAGACATGAAACTTGAATCAGCGGCCGGGATTCATAAAACAATGGATGGCGGCAACACCTGGAAAATGGTTTTATCCGCACACGAATGGCTGCCTGAGAAAAGGAAAAGTGAAAACGCAGAACCAGTTTCCATTGCCGTCAATCCGGAACTGCCGGATATCATATATGCTGTTATCAAATATGCCGGCGTGCTGAGAAGCACGAATGCCGGCGCTACCTGGGAGCGGGTGGACTGGGAAAACCTGAAAAAATTTCAGGGCAATTATCATACCCTTACCATCAATCCCCATGATCCGGCCGAGTTTTATCTATCTCTTTTTGGCAATTCATTTCTGGCGTATCGTGATCCTGTTGCAGATGCCATGCTGACACAATCTTCTATGGGAAAAAATCTGATCCGGAACGGAGACTTTGAACGGACTGACAAATCAGGAAAACCGGTTCACTGGATCTGGAATAATCTGAATCATCCTGATCCTGAAGGAACACCGATTCTTTCCATCGAGAATTCTCCTGAAAGGACCGGGAGATCACTTCATGTAAGAATGGGAGAAGGGAAATACGTAAACAAAAGCTTTACAGGCAAAAATGCGCTCCCTATCACCTGGCTGGAAAATCAGATAAGTCCCTACAGGGTAACGCTGGCCCGGGGCAAACAGATAAAACTTAGATATGAAATTTATGCTGCTAAGGCTAAATTCAGGGATTTGCCGGTTCTGAGCCTTTTGGAAATCAAAAAAACCGGAAGTGAGGTCAAAGCAGAACTTCCGGCTGTTATGGGATACAGTGCCACCCCTTACAGGCGTTTTAGAATAGATCCCGGACAAAATAAAGCGGGAAAATGGGTTTTGGTTGAATCATCTGCCCATATATCTGAAGACGTAAATAGCATTAAGTTGGTTCTTTTTACGTCTCAGGAAAATGAAATAACCGACTTCTTTATCGACGATATAGTACTTGAAACAAGATAA
- a CDS encoding ABC transporter ATP-binding protein, translating to MQIENITAINVSKQLIKILPRKMKIALGFLLSGMVLKAILETATMGLLAFFAAALSKPDQIINSTYVLFLRNSLGLEFLSTIKGFIIGFSIIIVVVVFIKNLFKAYLTFLMGRYHATVEAFLGKSLISGFLKMPYHWYINQNSADLVYAIEIRKQIGRKFINSVLKLSSDFILIFFMLAGLLLLQPLVSLLVLFVLGVTGYLIFRNIRAVIDRIAKRCQQYEQKINKDCTKAIHGIKDVKIFGRESFFVDESQTNLLKFARLFGIYKFFELSPSVILETVGFIMLTTTICLMMFVLNASPVNVAGTIALLAVAAWKCLPAMERILKGSAEIRYSLPFISTVLFYFDEIKQNAPDTESSATGDLVFNSELVMDQIDFRYPKSEFNILSSIHIRVKKGETIGIIGPSGAGKSTLVDLITGLLIPSKGKIFIDELELDPTNTKKWREKIGYVSQFPYIYDGTLAENVAFGAHPATIDRNKIKNCCTMAYMDEFLKDLPNGIDTEIGERGIRLSGGQRQRVAIARALYYSPSIMIFDEATSSLDTKSEAEIKKTIYSLKEEKTLIIIAHRLTTVEDCDRIYWLEKGRIKDAGSSEKIIPMYRLSEF from the coding sequence ATGCAAATTGAAAACATAACAGCTATCAATGTATCCAAACAATTAATAAAAATCCTGCCCCGCAAAATGAAAATTGCATTGGGTTTTCTTTTATCGGGAATGGTATTGAAAGCGATTCTTGAAACAGCGACCATGGGTTTGCTCGCTTTTTTTGCTGCCGCCTTGTCAAAACCGGATCAAATTATCAATTCAACATATGTATTATTCCTTAGAAACAGCCTGGGGCTTGAATTCTTATCCACAATTAAAGGCTTTATCATTGGTTTCAGCATCATTATTGTTGTCGTCGTTTTTATAAAAAATTTGTTCAAAGCATACCTGACATTTCTGATGGGACGTTATCACGCTACCGTTGAAGCATTTTTAGGCAAATCACTCATCAGCGGATTTCTCAAGATGCCTTATCACTGGTATATCAACCAGAATTCTGCCGACCTTGTTTATGCCATCGAGATCAGAAAACAGATAGGCCGCAAGTTTATCAATTCCGTGTTAAAACTGTCCAGCGATTTTATTTTGATATTTTTCATGCTGGCAGGTCTTCTTTTGCTGCAGCCTTTGGTCTCTTTGCTGGTATTGTTTGTTTTAGGTGTGACAGGATATCTTATTTTCAGAAACATCCGAGCTGTTATTGATAGAATTGCAAAGCGTTGCCAGCAATATGAACAAAAAATCAATAAAGACTGTACAAAAGCAATACATGGGATTAAAGATGTGAAAATTTTTGGCCGAGAGTCATTCTTCGTGGATGAATCCCAAACGAATCTGTTAAAATTTGCCAGACTTTTCGGTATTTATAAATTCTTTGAACTTTCACCTTCTGTAATTCTCGAAACTGTCGGCTTTATTATGCTGACAACCACCATCTGCCTGATGATGTTTGTTTTAAATGCGTCTCCGGTGAATGTAGCCGGCACCATTGCATTGCTGGCCGTTGCTGCATGGAAATGTCTTCCTGCCATGGAACGAATTTTAAAGGGCAGTGCTGAAATTAGATACTCTCTTCCTTTCATTTCAACCGTTTTATTTTATTTTGATGAAATCAAACAAAATGCGCCCGACACAGAATCCAGTGCAACCGGAGATTTAGTATTCAACAGCGAATTGGTCATGGATCAAATCGACTTTCGATATCCCAAAAGTGAATTCAATATACTGAGTTCGATTCATATTCGGGTAAAAAAAGGAGAGACCATTGGAATTATCGGACCATCCGGTGCGGGTAAGAGTACTTTGGTGGATTTGATCACCGGCCTTTTAATACCTTCCAAAGGCAAAATATTCATTGATGAACTGGAACTGGACCCGACAAACACAAAAAAATGGCGGGAAAAAATTGGATATGTGTCTCAATTTCCCTATATCTACGATGGCACATTGGCAGAAAATGTCGCTTTTGGTGCTCATCCTGCAACCATCGATCGAAATAAAATAAAAAATTGCTGCACCATGGCTTATATGGACGAGTTTTTGAAGGACCTGCCAAATGGTATTGACACTGAGATTGGTGAACGTGGTATCCGCCTTTCAGGTGGACAACGGCAGCGTGTTGCCATTGCCAGAGCACTGTATTATTCTCCTTCCATAATGATTTTTGATGAGGCCACTAGCTCGCTGGACACGAAAAGCGAGGCTGAAATCAAAAAAACCATATATAGCTTGAAAGAAGAAAAAACGTTAATAATCATTGCACATAGACTGACAACTGTAGAAGATTGTGACCGTATTTACTGGCTGGAAAAAGGAAGGATAAAGGATGCTGGTTCATCAGAAAAAATTATCCCTATGTATCGATTATCAGAATTTTGA